In the Paenibacillus sp. FSL H7-0357 genome, one interval contains:
- the tadA gene encoding tRNA adenosine(34) deaminase TadA — translation MNILLDELPPEEQEAHEYWMREAIAEARKAEALGEVPIGAVIVRHGEIIGRGYNLRETTMDSTAHAEMVAIREASIALNSWRLLDCRLYVTLEPCPMCAGAMVQSRVPLTVYGTTDPKAGCAGTLMNLLEEPRFNHRTEVIQGILQEECADLLTSFFRRLRQKPSKL, via the coding sequence TTGAATATATTACTTGATGAACTGCCGCCCGAAGAGCAGGAGGCTCATGAATATTGGATGCGGGAGGCGATTGCGGAAGCCCGCAAAGCAGAGGCACTGGGCGAGGTGCCCATCGGAGCAGTAATTGTCCGCCATGGCGAAATCATCGGGCGCGGCTACAATCTGCGTGAGACCACAATGGACTCCACGGCTCATGCTGAAATGGTGGCCATCCGCGAGGCCAGTATAGCTTTGAACTCCTGGAGGCTGCTCGATTGCCGGCTCTACGTTACCCTTGAGCCCTGTCCGATGTGTGCGGGGGCCATGGTTCAATCTAGAGTCCCTCTCACGGTATATGGCACAACAGACCCTAAAGCCGGCTGTGCAGGCACCCTCATGAATCTCCTGGAGGAACCGCGGTTCAATCACCGGACCGAAGTCATTCAAGGTATCTTGCAGGAGGAGTGTGCGGATCTGCTGACTTCCTTTTTCCGCCGCTTGCGCCAGAAGCCGTCCAAGCTATAG
- a CDS encoding ATP-binding protein, translating to MSIKTKLSAIIFGSVLLILALNLTLNLYAARDNLRIESENNMKMTAMQVAVSVEQSSYSSNYVQYQLAQNLRMAAILASEELDPDIKNVKNEQLVYLADKLGVSNISLLVKTDDDIVVAKSSDPNEIGLPTKGMGYWYVAFLELFAGQKVSVQQGQSLENFWSGPFEYSTSNPKFIEKWGYYHDASTNYIIDPYIRSTAVSDYVKIMNPDEIVQQSKEVNPGLLEVTGINPKTFASASMMPNGEDRVNEKLRSRPIKFGTYIFGNVEEDKSAMMAALGKGQPVTLDTEALGKRVLKSFIPISQPGADDYVVSVVMDYSVISSVIKDQLFNNITTSLLLLIIFFVCSYVLAGVVTRPIQDILAKVNDVAKGKFEPPLKVDSRDELGQLAHRINAMTSHLSQHTNRLGQTLEENRAVKEHLESVINGTSDAIHTVDMDGRIISTNRAFEDLYGWSAADALVKPPYLVPATVQKQEEERLRELKNGAVLPPVETVRLKRDGSMVEVSVSTSIIRDEEGRPQAFVHVSRDMTERNRIEELLRRSEKLTTVGQLAAGVAHEIRNPLTTLRGFLQLQQEKQVLVPLHIDLMLSELERINLIVSEFLILAKPQAVHFQQKDVRHILNDVISLLSSQAHLFGIEFESRFAELPATVHCEENQLKQVFINIVKNAIEAMPDGGTITLEQYMDEDSVVIVISDEGGGIPDYMLPKLGEPFYTNKESGTGLGLMVSQRIIQAHKGSLEIRSEYGCGTEVIIKLPAPVEPAAEQGMNKERSEDNHEN from the coding sequence TTGTCCATAAAAACAAAATTATCGGCTATTATTTTTGGTTCGGTACTGCTGATCTTGGCGCTCAATCTTACACTGAATCTTTACGCGGCCCGGGATAATCTGCGTATTGAAAGTGAAAATAATATGAAGATGACCGCCATGCAGGTTGCCGTTTCAGTCGAACAGAGCAGCTATAGCTCGAACTATGTGCAGTATCAGCTGGCCCAGAACCTGCGGATGGCCGCCATTTTAGCCTCTGAAGAGCTTGACCCGGATATCAAGAATGTGAAGAATGAACAGCTGGTGTACCTGGCGGATAAGCTCGGTGTGTCTAATATTTCACTTCTGGTCAAGACTGATGATGATATAGTGGTTGCCAAATCGTCTGATCCTAATGAGATTGGACTGCCTACCAAAGGAATGGGGTATTGGTACGTCGCATTTCTCGAGCTGTTTGCCGGTCAGAAAGTATCCGTTCAGCAGGGGCAGAGCCTTGAGAATTTCTGGTCCGGACCTTTTGAATATTCGACTTCCAATCCTAAGTTCATTGAAAAGTGGGGATATTATCACGATGCCTCGACTAACTACATCATAGATCCTTACATACGCAGTACAGCAGTGAGTGATTACGTCAAAATTATGAATCCCGATGAGATCGTTCAGCAGTCCAAAGAGGTCAATCCGGGACTTCTGGAGGTCACAGGAATCAATCCCAAAACCTTTGCCTCTGCAAGCATGATGCCTAATGGTGAAGACCGCGTGAATGAGAAGCTGCGCAGCCGTCCTATTAAATTCGGCACCTATATCTTTGGCAATGTGGAGGAGGATAAGTCGGCGATGATGGCAGCCCTCGGCAAAGGGCAGCCGGTCACGCTGGATACGGAGGCTCTTGGCAAAAGAGTGCTCAAAAGCTTCATTCCGATCAGCCAGCCGGGTGCTGATGATTATGTCGTTTCAGTAGTCATGGACTATTCGGTCATTTCTTCGGTCATCAAAGACCAATTGTTCAATAATATCACTACTTCATTGTTGCTGCTTATCATTTTTTTCGTGTGCAGCTATGTGCTTGCCGGCGTGGTAACCCGTCCGATTCAGGATATTCTGGCCAAGGTCAATGATGTGGCCAAAGGCAAATTTGAGCCGCCGTTAAAGGTGGACAGCCGGGATGAGCTGGGACAGCTGGCCCACAGGATTAATGCGATGACCTCCCATCTTTCCCAGCATACGAACCGGTTAGGGCAGACGCTGGAAGAGAACCGGGCGGTTAAAGAACATTTGGAATCGGTGATTAACGGCACCTCCGATGCGATTCATACTGTAGATATGGATGGACGGATCATCAGTACGAACAGAGCATTTGAGGATCTGTACGGCTGGAGTGCCGCAGATGCCCTTGTTAAGCCGCCTTATCTGGTGCCGGCTACGGTGCAGAAACAGGAAGAAGAAAGGCTGAGGGAGCTGAAGAATGGCGCTGTTCTGCCTCCGGTAGAGACTGTAAGGCTGAAGCGGGACGGCTCGATGGTCGAAGTTAGTGTCAGCACCTCGATCATTCGTGACGAAGAGGGACGCCCACAGGCCTTTGTCCACGTATCCCGTGACATGACAGAGCGCAACCGGATCGAAGAGCTGCTGAGACGCTCAGAGAAGCTGACTACGGTGGGACAGCTGGCCGCCGGGGTTGCCCATGAAATCCGTAATCCGCTGACAACGCTACGGGGATTCCTGCAGCTTCAACAAGAAAAGCAGGTACTGGTTCCGCTGCACATTGACTTAATGCTCTCCGAACTGGAACGAATTAATCTTATTGTGAGTGAATTTCTGATTTTGGCCAAGCCGCAGGCAGTTCACTTTCAGCAAAAGGATGTCCGGCACATTCTAAATGATGTAATTTCCCTTCTGAGCAGCCAGGCCCATCTCTTTGGCATAGAGTTTGAGTCACGGTTTGCAGAGCTGCCGGCAACGGTGCATTGCGAGGAGAACCAGCTCAAGCAGGTGTTTATTAATATCGTCAAGAATGCCATTGAAGCCATGCCGGACGGTGGAACCATCACACTGGAGCAGTATATGGATGAAGACTCCGTTGTTATTGTGATCTCTGACGAGGGAGGCGGCATTCCCGATTATATGCTGCCCAAGCTGGGCGAGCCGTTCTATACCAATAAAGAGTCAGGGACGGGACTTGGGCTGATGGTCAGCCAGCGGATTATCCAGGCTCACAAAGGCAGTCTGGAGATTCGCAGTGAATACGGTTGCGGGACGGAGGTTATTATTAAACTGCCCGCACCAGTTGAACCTGCTGCAGAGCAGGGCATGAATAAAGAACGGAGTGAAGACAATCATGAGAATTAA
- a CDS encoding small acid-soluble spore protein P, translated as MSKPKSMPVPGVDTNHEPRGEHHSSAPKPLSGSKKVKQANHVDHHNPQG; from the coding sequence ATGAGTAAGCCTAAAAGTATGCCGGTTCCCGGGGTAGACACCAATCATGAGCCTAGAGGAGAACATCATTCTTCAGCGCCCAAGCCGCTTTCCGGCTCCAAAAAGGTCAAACAGGCTAACCATGTAGATCATCATAATCCGCAGGGATAA
- the rluF gene encoding 23S rRNA pseudouridine(2604) synthase RluF: protein MRINKFISETGYCSRREADKLVEGGRVTINGEPAVLGSQAVPGDEVRIDGKPLETGSQIVYIALNKPVGITSTTESHIQGNIVDFVGHQERIFPIGRLDKDSEGLILLTNDGDIVNKILRAEGKHEKEYVVTVDRPVTPSFISGMSSGVKILGGRTLPCEVTRMTERVFRIILTEGKNRQIRRMCSAFGYEVRKLQRIRVMNIRLGTLQTGEWRELSPQEKQELGEMLNYELQ from the coding sequence ATGAGAATTAATAAATTCATCAGTGAGACAGGCTATTGTTCACGCCGTGAAGCAGACAAGCTGGTGGAAGGCGGCAGGGTTACCATTAACGGTGAGCCGGCCGTACTCGGCAGCCAGGCCGTTCCGGGCGATGAAGTACGGATTGATGGCAAGCCGCTGGAAACGGGAAGCCAGATCGTCTACATTGCGCTTAATAAGCCGGTAGGCATCACATCGACCACGGAAAGCCACATTCAGGGGAATATCGTTGACTTTGTCGGGCATCAGGAGCGCATCTTTCCGATCGGCCGGTTGGACAAGGACTCTGAGGGGTTAATTTTGCTTACCAATGATGGAGACATTGTTAACAAGATATTGCGGGCTGAAGGCAAGCATGAGAAGGAATACGTAGTCACTGTAGACCGGCCTGTCACGCCTTCCTTCATTTCCGGGATGTCGAGTGGAGTGAAGATCCTGGGCGGCAGAACGCTGCCCTGTGAAGTGACAAGAATGACAGAGCGGGTATTCCGCATTATCCTGACTGAAGGCAAGAACCGGCAAATACGCCGCATGTGCAGCGCCTTTGGCTATGAGGTCAGAAAGCTGCAGCGCATCCGGGTCATGAATATCCGCCTTGGGACGCTGCAAACCGGAGAGTGGCGTGAGCTGTCGCCTCAGGAGAAGCAAGAGCTCGGGGAAATGCTAAACTATGAGCTGCAGTAG
- a CDS encoding SRPBCC family protein, translated as MANEMVSKVEDKVLILEREFNAPRELVFQAFSQAEHLKHWWGPRGWSLPVCHMDFRVGGVWHYCMKCEDKNQGDFYGMESWGKGVYREIVAPEKIVYVDYFSDAEGNVADDMPETLVTLIFVETEDGTKVINRAEYATAEGLQQVLDMGMLQGITETWNRLVEHLDSIRKIG; from the coding sequence ATGGCAAATGAAATGGTATCCAAGGTAGAGGATAAGGTACTTATTCTGGAACGTGAGTTCAATGCCCCTCGGGAGCTGGTATTTCAGGCGTTTTCGCAAGCAGAGCATCTGAAGCATTGGTGGGGGCCGAGAGGCTGGTCGCTGCCGGTATGCCATATGGATTTCCGCGTGGGCGGAGTCTGGCATTATTGTATGAAGTGCGAGGACAAGAACCAGGGTGATTTCTATGGTATGGAATCATGGGGCAAGGGTGTGTACCGTGAGATCGTTGCACCAGAGAAGATCGTGTATGTAGATTATTTCTCCGATGCGGAGGGCAACGTTGCAGATGATATGCCTGAGACGCTCGTTACCCTAATCTTCGTCGAAACAGAAGATGGGACTAAAGTCATTAATCGCGCAGAATATGCGACAGCAGAAGGATTGCAGCAGGTACTGGATATGGGTATGCTGCAGGGTATCACGGAGACCTGGAACAGACTGGTTGAGCATTTGGACTCGATCCGGAAGATCGGTTAA
- a CDS encoding GNAT family N-acetyltransferase, translating into MSLKLYNTSQGIYLSLLQLQDADELLQLRLRNKVQHQPFEPLREDDYFTLESQKQLVGQRLEDARQDRAYMFGIFLLDGQLIGQVTISNVVRGVGQYADIGYFIDHEVQGKGYTSAAVGLILEYAFHALGLHRVQACILLHNEGSRRVLEKNGFQAEGIARHFIKINGQWQDHRTYAILADDTIRFSEKLKDNL; encoded by the coding sequence ATGTCTCTTAAACTGTACAATACGTCTCAAGGTATCTATCTCTCCCTGCTGCAGCTCCAGGATGCAGATGAGCTGCTTCAGCTGCGCCTGCGCAACAAGGTACAGCATCAGCCGTTTGAACCACTGCGCGAGGACGATTATTTTACCCTTGAAAGCCAGAAGCAGCTCGTTGGCCAGCGTTTGGAGGATGCCCGTCAGGATAGAGCCTATATGTTTGGCATCTTCCTGCTGGACGGACAATTAATTGGGCAGGTTACCATTTCCAATGTGGTACGTGGCGTCGGACAATATGCCGATATCGGCTATTTTATTGACCATGAGGTACAAGGAAAAGGGTATACCAGCGCCGCTGTAGGCTTAATCCTGGAGTATGCCTTCCATGCTCTTGGGCTGCATCGGGTACAGGCTTGCATCCTGCTGCATAACGAAGGCTCCCGCCGTGTATTGGAGAAGAACGGGTTTCAGGCAGAAGGAATTGCCCGGCATTTCATTAAAATCAACGGTCAGTGGCAGGACCACCGCACCTACGCTATTCTGGCCGATGATACTATCCGTTTCAGCGAGAAATTGAAGGATAATTTATAG